From a region of the Lactuca sativa cultivar Salinas chromosome 4, Lsat_Salinas_v11, whole genome shotgun sequence genome:
- the LOC111895856 gene encoding transcription factor TCP18 isoform X1, whose translation MYPSSYSNQDTSFSSSNYPKTSFSNFNLQNHSKLPSQDYYNPSSSSSQNLNGPHYIPLEDEPEIFQQQQRPFSSDHNYHDTVIVAHEHSTRKTSNLQNTMEKPSYNNGKYATAAGNDHLNSHVILQNNSLMGKKASKKDRHSKINTAQGPRDRRMRLSLDVAKRFFRLQDMLGFDKASNTVDWLLMKSKPAIQDLLPQQLDRTCSLIGLSNSGSSASECEVMSGIDDQSMEKIREEKVIIVGNAKSTSSSSNKEKKKVDRGVRKSVYIHHSLAKETREQARARARKRTTEKRNNKIGVGGSGSDQYSKFRPNFDQVMNQNVNRLGSWIPFGENQAQTTDQAEYPNSHFQFKQGIVGDKSSAMPNSWSPSFLFNYQHNPGPSYEHHFTDFPILGKPWESNEN comes from the exons ATGTATCCTTCCTCCTACAGCAACCAGGACACCTCTTTCTCAAGTAGTAACTACCCAAAGACTTCTTTCAGCAACTTTAATCTTCAAAATCATTCAAAATTACCCTCTCAAGATTATTACAACCCTTCATCCTCTTCCTCACAGAACTTGAATGGCCCTCATTACATCCCTTTAGAAGACGAACCTGAGATTTTCCAACAACAGCAGCGACCCTTCTCTAGTGATCATAACTATCACGACACTGTCATTGTAGCTCATGAACACTCAACTCGGAAGACTAGTAATCTGCAGAACACCATGGAAAAGCCAAGCTACAATAACGGAAAATATGCTACAGCTGCTGGCAACGATCACCTTAACAGTCATGTAATTCTTCAGAATAACTCTTTAATGGGAAAGAAAGCTTCCAAGAAAGACCGTCACAGCAAGATAAACACAGCACAAGGCCCCAGGGACCGAAGGATGAGATTGTCTCTTGATGTTGCGAAGAGGTTCTTCAGGTTGCAAGATATGCTTGGGTTCGATAAGGCCAGCAATACTGTCGACTGGCTGCTCATGAAATCAAAACCCGCTATTCAAGATCTACTCCCCCAGCAGTTAGACCGTACTTGCAGTCTCATTGGTCTATCAAACAGCGGTTCTTCTGCATCAGAATGTGAAGTTATGTCTGGAATTGATGATCAATCTATGGAGAAAATTAGGGAAGAGAAGGTGATTATAGTAGGTAACGCAAAATCTACTTCCTCTAGCAGTAACAAAGAGAAGAAAAAGGTTGATAGAGGAGTTAGGAAAAGTGTGTATATTCACCACTCTCTTGCTAAAGAAACTAGGGAACAAGCAAGAGCAAGGGCAAGGAAGAGGACAACTGAAAAGAGAAATAACAAGATTGGTGTTGGTGGTTCTGGGTCTGATCAGTATTCTAAATTTAGACCAAATTTCGATCAGGTGATGAATCAAAATGTAAATCGATTAGGGTCTTGGATTCCCTTTGGAGAAAACCAAGCTCAAACAACTGATCAAGCGGAATATCCAAATTCCCATTTTCAATTTAAGCAAGGGATTGTTGGTGATAAGTCGTCAGCGATGCCAAACAGTTGGAGCCCATCTTTCTTGTTTAATTATCAGCATAATCCTGGACCTTCTTATGAG CATCATTTCACTGACTTTCCGATTCTTGGTAAGCCATGGGAAAGCAACGAGAATTAG
- the LOC111895856 gene encoding transcription factor CYCLOIDEA isoform X2: MYPSSYSNQDTSFSSSNYPKTSFSNFNLQNHSKLPSQDYYNPSSSSSQNLNGPHYIPLEDEPEIFQQQQRPFSSDHNYHDTVIVAHEHSTRKTSNLQNTMEKPSYNNGKYATAAGNDHLNSHVILQNNSLMGKKASKKDRHSKINTAQGPRDRRMRLSLDVAKRFFRLQDMLGFDKASNTVDWLLMKSKPAIQDLLPQQLDRTCSLIGLSNSGSSASECEVMSGIDDQSMEKIREEKVIIVGNAKSTSSSSNKEKKKVDRGVRKSVYIHHSLAKETREQARARARKRTTEKRNNKIGVGGSGSDQYSKFRPNFDQVMNQNVNRLGSWIPFGENQAQTTDQAEYPNSHFQFKQGIVGDKSSAMPNSWSPSFLFNYQHNPGPSYEAS; this comes from the exons ATGTATCCTTCCTCCTACAGCAACCAGGACACCTCTTTCTCAAGTAGTAACTACCCAAAGACTTCTTTCAGCAACTTTAATCTTCAAAATCATTCAAAATTACCCTCTCAAGATTATTACAACCCTTCATCCTCTTCCTCACAGAACTTGAATGGCCCTCATTACATCCCTTTAGAAGACGAACCTGAGATTTTCCAACAACAGCAGCGACCCTTCTCTAGTGATCATAACTATCACGACACTGTCATTGTAGCTCATGAACACTCAACTCGGAAGACTAGTAATCTGCAGAACACCATGGAAAAGCCAAGCTACAATAACGGAAAATATGCTACAGCTGCTGGCAACGATCACCTTAACAGTCATGTAATTCTTCAGAATAACTCTTTAATGGGAAAGAAAGCTTCCAAGAAAGACCGTCACAGCAAGATAAACACAGCACAAGGCCCCAGGGACCGAAGGATGAGATTGTCTCTTGATGTTGCGAAGAGGTTCTTCAGGTTGCAAGATATGCTTGGGTTCGATAAGGCCAGCAATACTGTCGACTGGCTGCTCATGAAATCAAAACCCGCTATTCAAGATCTACTCCCCCAGCAGTTAGACCGTACTTGCAGTCTCATTGGTCTATCAAACAGCGGTTCTTCTGCATCAGAATGTGAAGTTATGTCTGGAATTGATGATCAATCTATGGAGAAAATTAGGGAAGAGAAGGTGATTATAGTAGGTAACGCAAAATCTACTTCCTCTAGCAGTAACAAAGAGAAGAAAAAGGTTGATAGAGGAGTTAGGAAAAGTGTGTATATTCACCACTCTCTTGCTAAAGAAACTAGGGAACAAGCAAGAGCAAGGGCAAGGAAGAGGACAACTGAAAAGAGAAATAACAAGATTGGTGTTGGTGGTTCTGGGTCTGATCAGTATTCTAAATTTAGACCAAATTTCGATCAGGTGATGAATCAAAATGTAAATCGATTAGGGTCTTGGATTCCCTTTGGAGAAAACCAAGCTCAAACAACTGATCAAGCGGAATATCCAAATTCCCATTTTCAATTTAAGCAAGGGATTGTTGGTGATAAGTCGTCAGCGATGCCAAACAGTTGGAGCCCATCTTTCTTGTTTAATTATCAGCATAATCCTGGACCTTCTTATGAG GCCTCATGA